The following nucleotide sequence is from Nomascus leucogenys isolate Asia chromosome 13, Asia_NLE_v1, whole genome shotgun sequence.
tgtagtcccagctactcggagtggctgaggcgggagaatggcgtgaacccgggaggcggagcttgcagtgagccgagattgcgccactgcactccagcctgggtgacagagcgagactctgtctcaaaaaaaaaaaaaaaaaaaagaaattgatttcaggcaaggcgcagtggctcatgcctgtaatcccagcactttgggaggccgaggcgggcagatcacctgaggtcaggagttcgagaccagcctggccaacatggcgaaaccctgtctctactaaaaatacaaaaaagttagccatgagtggtggtggatgcctgtaatcccagccactgaggatgctgaggcaagagaattgcttgaacccaggagtcaaaggttgcagtgagccaagatcgcgctattgcactccagcctaggcgacacagtgggactccgtctcaaaaaaaaagaaaagagaagaaattcatTGCAGTACCCAGTTCCATTCCAAAACAGCACTACCCTTAGGAGGGTTAGGAGTGTGGGTCCCTCCTTAGTGAAGAGGTACTTCTAGAGTCAGGATGGGAAGAGAGCTTGACTAATGGTGTGGCCTTGGGCACCTGACCAGACCTCTGCCTGGTTTCTCATGGCTTTACCTACCTTATAGGGGCTTTGTGACCAactaaagcatttagcacagagCAGGGGCTATCATTAATGAGACAGTCTCAGTTCCAGCAAGAAGTGTTCTTTTTCACAGGAGACAAATGGAAGTAATTCGCCTTGTTGCAACCTGCGGTGACGTAGCTGGGTTAAACAGGAGCACCTGGGCAAGCAGGCAATGCTCCTCCTGCTCACTCCAGAGCAGGTGGGGCTTCCTTGTGGCcttctggtctccaactccagggctCGGATTTGGGGCGGGAAGGTGGTGGCAAGGGGGATCCCAACTACTTTTTGTTGTCGCTTCAAAGCCCTCAAGGCCTGGAGGGGATTCCTGAATGCCAGAAGTGCAGGTCAAGAGTGGAAGTCAcccctatttcttgttttaaagTCATATACAGTGGTCTTGATTTTCCACAAGGGGCCATAACCAGGGCAGGCCAGGGACAAGAGATGAACTGGATACTCCCTCATTAACattcccagtgttggagaggAGAAACTTGGTGGTAAAGGTGGGCCGGGGCTGGGAAGGAAACACAGAAGTGATGTGCCAGCCTCAGGTGAGGTGGGAAAACCGGTTTGGGGCCCAGAGCTGCCAGCCATGCTCAAGCCCAGGCCCTCCCCTGGTTGGAACCGCTGGGGCCTGAGGGCCTCAGTGAGGGAGGggtagggagggaggggctggctcTGAAAGGAAAAAGGGTAGGATCAGCAAATGGACCTGACCTCACCTTTGTACTGGGGGCCCCCCCGAAGGCACTGCACAGGGAGTTACCAACCATCCTCTGCAACCTGTTCCTAGCAATTTCACCTTCCTCCTGCCACTGTGCCTAGAGGTGGCCACCAGGCTTGGAGATGCCAATCACTGAAAGGCCTAAAGGGTTCCCTCTTAAGGCACCAAAGGTAAACCAAAGGGTGCCCTGTATGCCCCTCCAAACTCCAATCTGGACCCCAAAAGCTGCCCCAACactcctttctttctgtcctgACCCCACTCCTGCAAAGGCCTTCAAACCAGCCTCGGTAGGCCTAGTCCCCACGTGCATATTGATTTGCCCCCCGAGACTGAtggctccctccctcctgccccagccaagTGACCCCAAGCTTGAGGTCTCCTCCTGCCCCTCTTCCAGTCAGGGCAACCCTCTCAACACTTGCTTCCATGTCCCACCAGAGCAAGGACCAAAGGGAGCCAGGACGAATATGTCCCCCAAGACAGACGCAAGCCCAGACCATGAAGGATGCACCCTTGGCTGTTAAAATGTTCACCCCCACAAAAGGGGAGTGGACAGATTTATTGAAATCAAACTGGGAAAGGAGCAGCTGGACGGCTGGACTCTgggcccagccccaggcccctcTGCCCAGGATGGGGCCCTgccagagagggaggagaggcatGGGGCCTGCAGCTGCCCACAAGGGAAGCGCCCTGTGTCACTCCCACGGTGGGGGGCCTCTTGGAAATCTCCAATCTGGAAAGAAAAACCAAGGGCCAAAGTCACATGGACAGGGCCAGAGAAAGGGACTGGGGAGGTGGAAAGCAGGCAGAAGCAGGCTCAGGAGCCCGCGGTGAGTTAAACTGTGCTTCTCAAGGCGGCCtggggggtgggtgtggggacTGCCAGCCTTGCAGGGGGCCTAGGCTGGACCTTCTTCTGGAGCCCTTCCCAGAATGGCTTTGGGGTCCCCCCCCACCAAAGACCTGGTGTGGATGGCAGAGGGGAGAGGCACTCTCCGGCCGGGAACCTCCAGGGCCCATCCCTGGCTGCTGCTGTGGCTAGTCCACTGAGGGCACGGTGTGGTAGCACCGGACAGCTCCCCACCCGCCCCACCTGGTCCCCTGAGCCCAGGGCCAAATGGGGAGGAAAGAGGATTCTGAGAAAGAGGCAATAAGCAGGCAGTGAGGCTGACCTCAGCCCCCGGCCTGGCCGAGGTGACTGGGCCTTTTGCAGGGCCAGGGGAAGCATTACTGAAGGACCTGGGGCTCTGCACTCTGGCTCCATGCACAGCGGGTGCCCAGAGAGTCCTCTGCCCTGGGGTGGTGCTGCCAATCTAGGCTGGGGGCACAGCTAGGTCCAGTGACTCAGCTTTGATGTCCAAGACCCCGAACTCCTGCCTGCCTGGCGTGGTTCTTCCTGGTCACATGAACCAGATCGTGTTCCAAGTGGAGGATGTGGCTCTGCACGCGGTCGTCAATGGGAAAGGAGGTCAGGTACCTCTTGACCATGGCAAAGTAAGCCATGGCCTCCCCAAAGCTGGGTACAGGCACCTCATCACcatcctcctcatcatcatcatcgtcttcatcttcatcatcttcttcctcatcgtcctcctcttcctcactgtCCGAATCAGAGTCCTCCCCACCTTCCAGGAAATGCAGAGTAGGGCACTGGGCCTCTTCCTGGGTACCATAACCCCCGAAGCTGCCACCGGCCTCCACTACTCCCTGGGCCCAGTCCTCAGCCTCCAAGCCCTCGGAGGAGctctcatcttcctcctcttcttcatcaCTGTCATCAACAtcaccctcctcctccacctcctcttcctcccccaattcctctccttcccccccatcctcctcctcctcctctccttcctcctcctcttcctctccttcaccctcttcctcctcctcttcttcttcctcctcctcctcttcctctccctcactcTTGAGGGAAGTGGTGATGGTGGCATTAGGGCCACCCCCAAAGCCAGCCTCACGAAAGCAGGCGGCTATGTCCGAAGGCTCCACTGCCTGCCAGGCGGCAGCCACAAAGTGCAGGGCCTCCGTGAGACCCAGCTGCAGGCCTGAGCGATCCTGGCCTTCTAGCGCGGCCATGGCCTTGAGCAGCATGGCCTGGCGGTAGTGGCCCTTCACCTGCTGGACCACTCCCCTCTCCAGCGGATGCACGGTGCCCGGCGGGAAGAAAGCCAGCTGCACATGCCGCAGGCCCGAGGTGTCCAAGGACTGGGCAGCCAAGCGGCCGGCCAGCAGTAGGACCCGGCGAGACTCTGCAGCCATTCGGGTGTCCAGGGCCTTCAAGTACTTGGCCAGGGCCTGGGTGGTGACACCACCCTTGGAGTTGGCGGTGTAGTCGCAGGGCAGGCCGGCTTGGCCTGCGCGGGGCTTGGCCGACTTGCCGGCCACCAGCGGGGGCAGCTTCTCGCTGCCGTCGGCATTGGCGCATAGCAGGACGCTTAGGCGCTGGGTGGCTTGACGCGGCCGTCCGTCGCCTCCGCACAGCCCCGCGGCCTGGTTGGGCAGGAAGTCGTACCATAGACTGGTCTCAGTGGCGCTGAACACGTCCTGCGAGGCGTAGCCCTCGGCCACCGACGGCGGCTGCTCCTCCAGAGCGCGCCAACCAGTAGTGCTCCCGCCACTGCCCTCCGAGGGCACCGCGGCAGGGCTGGCAGGCGCCGCCGGGGTGCGGGGGGCAGCGTTTCGCGCGCGGGCGCGGGCCACGCCGCTGCAGGACACCACGCCGTGGCGCCGGCGGAAGCGGTCCAGCCAGCCGTTGGAGGCGGTGAAGTCGTCCATGCCCAGCTCCTCGGCTATGCGCAGCGCCTTCTCCTTGAGGATGATGCCCTTGACCGGCAGGCCGGCGGCGCGGATCTGCTGGAACCAGGCGATGAGCAAGCCCTCGAGCTTGTCGTAGGGAGACAGCTTGTTGGTCTTGCGGCAGGTGGAGGCCACCCCGTACTTGCGCTCCGACGCCAGGATGGCGCGCTTGTTCTTCAGGATCGTACTCAGCGTGGACGGCGGGATGTTGAAGCGCCGCGCGATCTCGCCCTTGCGCAGGTCCGGattctcctccacctcctggatgaTCCGTGACTTCTCCCGGAACGTCAGCTGTCGCCGCTTGGGGCCCATCCCGGCGCGCCCCCCGCCCCGGGGCccggcgccgccgccgccgccccgggGCGGGGGGCCCGGGTCCGTGGCGGGGGGCACCTGGCGGCCTCTCCCGCGCGCCCCGCCCGAGACAAAGCGGCTCGCGGGCGCGGCGGCGGGGCGATGACCCGGCCGGGCCGGGGGCACCTCCGGGGGCGCCGGCGGGCGCGTCGCCGGGCGGCGGGCGGCAGGCGACGGGCGCAGGCGAGGGCGGGCGGCGCGGGCGCGGAAGGCAGGAAGTGCCGCGGCGAGGGGAGCTGGGAGCACGACGAGCGGGGCGGAGCGGGCGGAGCGGGTGGAGCGGGATCTCGCGGGAAGCGCGGGGATGCCCGGCGCCTCCTCCCAGCCCTCCGCGCCCACCCCCTTCCCGCCGCCAGGACATACCGCGGGGGGGCGCTGCGGCCTGCTGGACCTGCCCGTGCTGCGGCCTCCGGCGACCCGGCAGCGACGCGGGCGGGGACGCGGTGCATCGCTACTGCGCCCGGCGGACAGCGACTTGCGACtcaaaaagagtaaaaatcagggtttttgttttttaaattaaggtaaaaataacgcactttttttttttttttttttttttttttttttgcagaaacaaaAATTCAAGAAGTTGAAAAACGCTTTTCACATCACCTGGAGA
It contains:
- the CENPB gene encoding major centromere autoantigen B; translated protein: MGPKRRQLTFREKSRIIQEVEENPDLRKGEIARRFNIPPSTLSTILKNKRAILASERKYGVASTCRKTNKLSPYDKLEGLLIAWFQQIRAAGLPVKGIILKEKALRIAEELGMDDFTASNGWLDRFRRRHGVVSCSGVARARARNAAPRTPAAPASPAAVPSEGSGGSTTGWRALEEQPPSVAEGYASQDVFSATETSLWYDFLPNQAAGLCGGDGRPRQATQRLSVLLCANADGSEKLPPLVAGKSAKPRAGQAGLPCDYTANSKGGVTTQALAKYLKALDTRMAAESRRVLLLAGRLAAQSLDTSGLRHVQLAFFPPGTVHPLERGVVQQVKGHYRQAMLLKAMAALEGQDRSGLQLGLTEALHFVAAAWQAVEPSDIAACFREAGFGGGPNATITTSLKSEGEEEEEEEEEEEEEEGEGEEEEEEGEEEEEDGGEGEELGEEEEVEEEGDVDDSDEEEEEDESSSEGLEAEDWAQGVVEAGGSFGGYGTQEEAQCPTLHFLEGGEDSDSDSEEEEDDEEEDDEDEDDDDDEEDGDEVPVPSFGEAMAYFAMVKRYLTSFPIDDRVQSHILHLEHDLVHVTRKNHARQAGVRGLGHQS